One Fibrobacter sp. UWB16 DNA window includes the following coding sequences:
- a CDS encoding aspartate/glutamate racemase family protein, with product MKTIGLIGGMSWESTITYYEVLNKEVVSALGGFHSAKILMYSVDFAELEANMSIGDWDGNAAILADAAKRLESAGADFIVIATNTMHKLVPQIEREIHIPILHIADAAATSVIRDGFTKVALLGTKFTMTQDFIKDRLKSAGLEVIVPEAPDIEIVNNVIFNELCLGKVLDASRAEYQRIIESLKERGAECVVLGCTEIGMLISAEDSVLPVYDTTIIHAKEAARQALE from the coding sequence ATGAAGACGATTGGTTTGATTGGCGGCATGAGCTGGGAAAGTACAATCACGTACTATGAAGTTTTGAATAAAGAAGTTGTCAGCGCGTTGGGCGGTTTCCACAGTGCAAAAATTTTGATGTACAGTGTCGATTTTGCAGAACTCGAGGCGAATATGTCCATTGGCGATTGGGATGGCAATGCGGCGATTCTCGCGGATGCTGCAAAGCGTCTCGAAAGTGCTGGTGCTGACTTTATCGTGATTGCTACGAATACGATGCACAAGCTGGTCCCGCAAATCGAACGTGAAATTCATATCCCGATTCTGCACATTGCCGATGCGGCTGCAACAAGCGTTATTCGCGATGGCTTTACGAAAGTCGCGTTGCTCGGCACCAAATTCACGATGACACAGGACTTTATCAAGGACCGCCTTAAGAGCGCTGGCCTCGAAGTGATTGTGCCGGAAGCTCCGGACATTGAAATTGTGAACAACGTGATTTTCAATGAACTTTGCTTGGGCAAGGTTCTTGATGCATCGCGTGCAGAATACCAGCGCATCATTGAGAGCTTGAAAGAACGTGGTGCTGAATGCGTGGTTCTTGGTTGCACGGAAATCGGCATGCTCATCTCCGCAGAGGATAGCGTGCTCCCCGTGTACGACACGACCATCATCCATGCCAAAGAAGCCGCCCGCCAAGCGCTAGAATAA
- a CDS encoding FISUMP domain-containing protein, giving the protein MDSTSAFNTAKLKLYSIFSLDTLLQHQSLHSTSIGYTFSHLIPPDNDSSKTRSDFIEKFTKGETFDETFICSVYENFSIEKFLSSITPTSTWGDYGRYSTNYAVQEPQYILRNLWRHCGQLPYCDSSHYELFKTYRCSSDKVNCKDNGKDFVCAYNSWRTPNAKEYETHDKECTTNNTRFPSDSFPSEFYICYEGRWYLSRDNLVDSLPQEYFFNENIKYDTLTDPRDGKKYRTVVFENQVWMAENINYYSESDSLIKNFSKCAQKIGCRYGRFYNADAATHACPEGWHLPKEADVSSWDEMPYDEATVFLPKLFSRLTGERGAKNESGLSLLSINAVDPYGWDYIGVTYGYFWVDSRKEFYIATTHANFSNVDPREKGQFVPVRCIKD; this is encoded by the coding sequence ATGGATTCCACCAGCGCGTTCAATACGGCAAAGCTAAAACTTTATTCCATATTCTCCCTAGACACACTGCTACAGCACCAGTCTTTACATTCCACATCTATCGGCTATACATTTTCACATTTAATCCCTCCCGACAACGATTCTTCAAAGACGAGAAGCGATTTCATCGAGAAATTTACGAAAGGCGAGACCTTTGACGAGACATTTATATGTTCCGTCTATGAAAATTTTTCTATCGAGAAATTCTTAAGCTCAATCACCCCGACATCAACCTGGGGAGATTACGGAAGATACAGCACCAATTACGCCGTTCAAGAACCGCAATACATTTTAAGAAACTTGTGGAGACATTGCGGACAGCTCCCCTATTGCGACTCCTCCCATTACGAACTTTTCAAAACGTACCGTTGCAGTTCGGACAAGGTCAATTGCAAAGACAACGGCAAGGATTTCGTCTGCGCCTACAACAGTTGGAGAACACCAAACGCAAAGGAATACGAAACACACGACAAGGAATGCACAACAAACAACACGCGCTTCCCGAGCGATTCGTTCCCAAGCGAGTTCTACATTTGCTACGAAGGGCGGTGGTACCTTTCTAGAGACAATCTCGTCGATAGCCTGCCTCAGGAATACTTTTTCAACGAGAACATCAAATACGATACATTGACCGATCCGAGAGACGGCAAGAAATACAGAACCGTCGTTTTCGAGAACCAAGTCTGGATGGCAGAAAACATCAACTACTACAGCGAAAGCGACTCCCTCATCAAGAATTTCAGCAAATGCGCACAAAAAATCGGTTGCAGATACGGGCGCTTCTACAATGCCGACGCCGCCACCCACGCATGCCCCGAAGGCTGGCACCTGCCAAAAGAAGCGGACGTTTCCAGCTGGGATGAAATGCCCTACGACGAAGCGACCGTTTTCTTGCCAAAACTATTTTCACGCCTGACTGGCGAACGCGGCGCGAAAAATGAATCCGGACTTTCCCTTTTATCCATCAATGCTGTCGATCCGTATGGTTGGGATTATATCGGCGTGACATACGGATACTTTTGGGTAGACTCAAGGAAAGAATTCTACATCGCCACAACGCATGCCAACTTCAGCAATGTTGACCCGCGCGAAAAAGGGCAGTTCGTGCCCGTCCGGTGTATAAAGGATTAG